A single window of Periophthalmus magnuspinnatus isolate fPerMag1 chromosome 22, fPerMag1.2.pri, whole genome shotgun sequence DNA harbors:
- the golga5 gene encoding golgin subfamily A member 5 yields MSWFTDLAGRAEDFLNKVDQGAATALSKSQQRTSSFSSPYEAETGVKSEFKPEITPAHYTSTHNAQSFISAAAGNIKKSNATLLAGTANVPSAASGGASSVKTTTGFVRPKKNDQDVNDDMLFDFLNSSDPPVGNRRDSKREIKVTVTETLSPTPPPSVAPLTVPSVAPLTVPSAPSTPPSTRGVSRASSLSSLSALSIKTSEESSTKEPDQDTPESSDSGLAPLPQEPSRPEAPPTEEPQIHVLSSLRLENQLLRSEVASLNQEMASVIQRAKDLQDELNQSRLRADKWNSEQSVTDRTLRELRSQVDDLTEALSAKDGQLAVLKVRLDEADQLLKSRSAALEEAQKEKSRIMQDHTEGSSMHSQALETLQERLRETELSLRREQDGFRQMQSEYAARLSKLETERQTLAETVTASERHASEEKLRVDNFQQQLKSAKAAAESAKQELQEYKQKAARILQSKEKLISSLKEGSGLDSLDGGGAMALELEELRHEKDLQREEIQKLQGQILTLRTEVQDLENQAMAEAESWQEQQVHLQEQQAAQNRVKQELEAEIERYKQEVQYLEEDQHCVKSSLQSRIKDREDEIQKLRNQLTNKTISSSQTELENRLHQLTETLIQKQTMLEALGTEKNSLVFQLERLEQQLKTAQGGQSGGASINMSALEGPGARQRNTPVLFSDQDSPGVYGKVRKAASTIDRFSIRLGIFLRRYPMARVFVILYMAALHLWVMIVLLTYSPEMHQSLPDGR; encoded by the exons ATGTCTTGGTTTACTGATCTGGCAGGGAGGGCTGAGGACTTTCTCAATAAAGTGGACCAAGGAGCTGCCACAGCTTTGAGCAAAAGTCAACAGAGAAcatcttctttctcctctccataTGAAGCAGAAACAGGAGTTAAATCAGAGTTCAAGCCTGAAATAACTCCAGCACATTATACTTCAACACACAATGCTCAAAGTTTCATCTCTGCCGCTGctggaaatataaaaaaatcaaatgccaCTCTTTTGGCTGGGACAGCAAACGTGCCCAGTGCAGCGAGTGGTGGTGCCAGCTCTGTTAAGACTACAACTGGTTTTGTGCGGCCCAAGAAAAATGACCAGGACGTCAACGATGACATGCTTTTTGACTTTCTAAACAGTTCAGATCCCCCAGTTGGAAACAGAAGAGATTCAAAACGTGAAATTAAAGTTACTGTCACTGAAACACTAAGCCCCACTCCTCCCCCCTCTGTTGCTCccctcactgtcccctctgttgcccccctcactgtcccctctgccccctccacACCTCCTTCCACCCGTGGTGTTTCCCGGGCCTCAAGTCTCAGTTCTCTGTCCGCCTTGAGTATCAAAACATCAGAAGAAAGTTCCACCAAAGAGCCAGATCAAG ACACTCCAGAAAGTTCAGACTCTGGATTGGCTCCTCTCCCTCAAGAGCCGAGTCGTCCTGAAGCTCCGCCAACAGAGGAACCCCAGATTCATGTCCTGTCTAGCCTTCGCCTTGAGAACCAGCTCCTACGCAGTGAAGTGGCCTCCCTCAACCAGGAGATGGCTTCAGTCATTCAGAGAGCAAAAGACCTACAAGATG AACTGAACCAGTCCCGTCTCCGCGCTGACAAATGGAACTCAGAACAGTCAGTAACAGATCGCACTTTACGAGAACTTCGGTCGCAGGTTGATGACCTCACAGAAGCACTTTCTGCCAAAGACGGGCAACTTGCAGTTTTGAAAGTCAGACTTGATGAAGCTGATCAACTCCTTAAGTCTCGTAGTGCAGCCCTGGAGGAGGCACAGAAAGAGAAatcaag AATTATGCAAGACCACACAGAGGGGAGCAGTATGCATTCCCAGGCTCTTGAAACTTTGCAGGAGAGGCTGAGAGAGACCGAACTGTCACTTCGAAGAGAACAGGACGGTTTTCGCCAGATGCAG AGTGAATATGCTGCCCGACTGTCCAAGCTGGAGACTGAGAGACAGACTCTGGCAGAAACTGTGACTGCATCAGAGCGCCACGCTTCAGAAGAGAAACTCCGGGTTGACAACTTTCAGCAGCAGCTGAAAAGTGCCAAAGCTGCAGCGGAGAGCGCAAAGCAGGAGCTGCAGGAGTACAAACAGAAAGCTGCACGCATCCTGCAG TCCAAAGAGAAGTTGATCAGCAGTCTGAAGGAGGGCTCTGGCCTCGACTCTCTGGACGGCGGTGGAGCCATGGctttggagctggaggagctgcgGCACGAAAAAGACttacagagagaagagatacAAAAACTACAAGGACAGATTCTAACATTAAGGACAGAAGTGCAG GATTTGGAAAACCAAGCCATGGCTGAAGCAGAAAGTTGGCAGGAGCAGCAGGTGCATTTACAGGAGCAGCAGGCAGCACAGAACAGAGTAAAGCAGGAGTTGGAGGCAGAGATCGAGAGATACAAACAG gAAGTCCAGTACTTGGAAGAGGACCAGCATTGTGTTAAATCTTCTCTACAAAGCCGCATCAAAGACCGAGAAGATGAAATTCAAAAACTCAGGAACCAG ctcACAAACAAGACCATAAGCAGTAGCCAAACTGAGCTGGAGAATCGGCTGCACCAGCTGACGGAAACATTAATTCAGAAACAGACGATGCTGGAGGCTTTGGGGACAGAGAAAAACTCTTTAGTGTTTCAACTGGAGCGGCTTGAACAGCAGCTGAAGACAGCACAGGGAGGACAGAGCGGAGGAGCATCCATCAACATGAGCGCTTTGGAGGGGCCAG gTGCCAGGCAGAGAAATACACCTGTTCTATTCAGTGACCAAGACAGTCCTGGGGTTTATGGGAAAGTACGCAAAGCAGCAAGTACTATTGACCGTTTTAG caTCAGATTGGGAATATTTCTGAGGCGTTACCCAATGGCCAGAGTTTTTGTCATCCTCTACATG GCTGCTCTCCACCTCTGGGTTATGATTGTTCTTCTCACATACTCGCCAGAAATGCACCAAAGTTTACCAGATGGACGATAG
- the rtf1 gene encoding RNA polymerase-associated protein RTF1 homolog isoform X2: MVNVKKRKGRVVIDSDSEDSASDDNLDQELLTLAKRKRVDSGEQDEPVSKPAASTDSETSDSDDEWTVGGTKGKKKVKPGKGSEKKTTTKKKVHKATASGSSDGDSSAESSAPEEGEVSDSESNSSSSSSDSDSSEDDVFRDGYDDDLMGDAEDRARLEQMTEKEREQELFNRIEKREVLKRRFEIKKKLKTAKKKEKEEKKKKQEEEQEKRKLSQVQDTQVMSHNKERRSKRDEKLDKKSQAMEELKAEREKKKNKTAELLAKREPLKTSEVYSDDEEEEEEDDDKSSVKSDRSSRSSSFSDDEKEETPPKSQPVSLPDELNRIRLSRHKLERWCHMPFFSKTVTGCFVRIGIGNSSSKPVYRVAEIVDVVETAKVYQLGTTRTNKGLQLRHGGDTRVFRLEFVSNQEFTENEFMKWKEAMMAAGMQVPTLDEITKKEQSIKEALNYKFNDKDIEDIVKEKDRFRKAPPNYAMKKTQLLKDKAMAEESGDGDKVKVIQDELNELEERAEALDRQRTKNISAISYINQRNRSWNIVESEKALVLEGQNSKNQQMDPFTRRQCKPTMVSNARDPSVHAAILAHLNQKYGSGSTPDVPNTEKNNPGEKVNPKDKDVPKPTTDLSEDLFKVHDFDVKIDLQVPNAEAKSLSVSSNALPVKDGAPRRSLNLEDYKKRRGLI, from the exons ATGGTGAACGTAAAGAAGCGGAAAGGTCGGGTGGTGATTGACTCAGACTCGGAGGACAGTGCTAGTGACGATAATTTAGATCAG GAGCTGTTGACTTTGGCCAAACGGAAGAGGGTGGATTCAGGAGAGCAGGATGAGCCAGTTAGCAAACCTGCAGCCTCCACAGACTCTGAGACATCTGACAGTGACGATGAG TGGACAGTGGGAggcactaaaggtaaaaagaaagTCAAACCAGGAAAAGGGTCTGAAAAGAAGACGACCACAAAGAAAAAGGTTCACAAAGCCACAGCGTCCGGCAGCTCAGATGGAGACAGTTCAGCCGAAAGCTCAGCACCAGAAGAAG GCGAGGTGTCTGATTCAGAGAGCAACAGTTCTTCCTCCAGCTCGGACTCGGACTCTTCGGAGGACGATGTTTTCCGGGACGGATACGACGATGACCTGATGGGCGACGCAGAGGACAGGGCCAGACTAGAGCAGatgacagagaaggagagagaacaggagcTGTTCAACCGTATCGAGAAACGAGAAGTGCTAAAGAGACG GTTTGAAATCAAAAAGAAGCTAAagacagcaaagaaaaaagagaaagaggagaagaaaaagaagcagGAGGAAGAACAAGAAAAACGAAAACTATCTCAGGTTCAAGACACACAA GTAATGTCACACAACAAAGAAAGACGATCCAAACGTGATGAAAAATTGGACAAAAAATCCCAGGCCATGGAAGAGCTAAAGGCCGagcgagagaaaaagaagaacaaaacaG CCGAACTGTTGGCCAAACGCGAGCCTCTAAAGACCAGTGAAGTGTACTCGgacgatgaagaggaggaggaggaagacgacGACAAATCCTCTGTGAAAAGCGACCGCAGCTCACgatcctcctccttttctgaTGATGA GAAAGAGGAGACTCCACCAAAGTCGCAGCCCGTTTCACTCCCGGATGAACTGAACAGGATCCGATTGTCGAGACACAAACTGGAACGCTGGTGCCACATGCCGTTCTTCTCTAAAACAGTCACAGGCTGCTTTGTGAGGATAGGCATCggcaacagcagcagtaaaCCAGTCTACAGG GTGGCGGAAATTGTGGATGTGGTAGAAACGGCAAAGGTGTACCAACTTGGTACAACGCGAACAAACAAGGGTCTACAGTTAAG ACATGGTGGTGACACTCGGGTGTTCAGACTTGAGTTTGTATCAAATCAGGAATTTACAGAGAATGAGTTCATGAAGTGGAAAGAGGCT atgATGGCTGCTGGGATGCAAGTACCAACACTCGATGAAATCACCAAAAAAGAGCAGTCCATCAAAGAAGCCCTGAATTACAAATTTAATGACAAAGACATCGAGGAT ATCGTGAAAGAGAAGGACAGATTTAGAAAAGCACCTCCAAATTATGCCATGAAGAAAACACAGTTACTGAAAGATAAG GCCATGGCAGAGGAGAGTGGCGATGGTGACAAAGTGAAAGTGATCCAGGATGAACTGAACGAGCTGGAGGAGAGAGCCGAGGCCCTCGACAGACAACGGACCAAGAACATTTCTGCTATCAG ctaTATCAATCAGCGAAACAGAAGCTGGAATATTGTTGAATCTGAAAAGGCTCTTGTG ctGGAGGGGCAAAACAGCAAAAACCAGCAGATGGATCCTTTCACGAGACGACAGTGTAAACCCACAATGGTGTCCAAT gcCAGAGATCCTTCAGTCCACGCTGCTATTCTCGCTCATCTTAATCAGAAATACGGCTCTGGGTCGACACCAGATGTGCCAAACACTGAGAAGAACAATCCG GGTGAGAAGGTAAACCCTAAAGACAAAGATGTCCCCAAACCCACCACAGACCTCTCAGAAGACCTGTTTAAAGTACACGATTTTGACGTTAAAATTGACCTACAAGTTCCTAATGCAG AGGCCAAGTCTTTGTCCGTGAGCTCAAATGCGTTACCGGTGAAAGACGGAGCCCCTCGTCGCTCCCTGAACCTGGAGGACTATAAGAAGAGGAGGGGTCTGATCTAA
- the rtf1 gene encoding RNA polymerase-associated protein RTF1 homolog isoform X1 → MVNVKKRKGRVVIDSDSEDSASDDNLDQELLTLAKRKRVDSGEQDEPVSKPAASTDSETSDSDDEWTVGGTKGKKKVKPGKGSEKKTTTKKKVHKATASGSSDGDSSAESSAPEEGEVSDSESNSSSSSSDSDSSEDDVFRDGYDDDLMGDAEDRARLEQMTEKEREQELFNRIEKREVLKRRFEIKKKLKTAKKKEKEEKKKKQEEEQEKRKLSQVQDTQVVMSHNKERRSKRDEKLDKKSQAMEELKAEREKKKNKTAELLAKREPLKTSEVYSDDEEEEEEDDDKSSVKSDRSSRSSSFSDDEKEETPPKSQPVSLPDELNRIRLSRHKLERWCHMPFFSKTVTGCFVRIGIGNSSSKPVYRVAEIVDVVETAKVYQLGTTRTNKGLQLRHGGDTRVFRLEFVSNQEFTENEFMKWKEAMMAAGMQVPTLDEITKKEQSIKEALNYKFNDKDIEDIVKEKDRFRKAPPNYAMKKTQLLKDKAMAEESGDGDKVKVIQDELNELEERAEALDRQRTKNISAISYINQRNRSWNIVESEKALVLEGQNSKNQQMDPFTRRQCKPTMVSNARDPSVHAAILAHLNQKYGSGSTPDVPNTEKNNPGEKVNPKDKDVPKPTTDLSEDLFKVHDFDVKIDLQVPNAEAKSLSVSSNALPVKDGAPRRSLNLEDYKKRRGLI, encoded by the exons ATGGTGAACGTAAAGAAGCGGAAAGGTCGGGTGGTGATTGACTCAGACTCGGAGGACAGTGCTAGTGACGATAATTTAGATCAG GAGCTGTTGACTTTGGCCAAACGGAAGAGGGTGGATTCAGGAGAGCAGGATGAGCCAGTTAGCAAACCTGCAGCCTCCACAGACTCTGAGACATCTGACAGTGACGATGAG TGGACAGTGGGAggcactaaaggtaaaaagaaagTCAAACCAGGAAAAGGGTCTGAAAAGAAGACGACCACAAAGAAAAAGGTTCACAAAGCCACAGCGTCCGGCAGCTCAGATGGAGACAGTTCAGCCGAAAGCTCAGCACCAGAAGAAG GCGAGGTGTCTGATTCAGAGAGCAACAGTTCTTCCTCCAGCTCGGACTCGGACTCTTCGGAGGACGATGTTTTCCGGGACGGATACGACGATGACCTGATGGGCGACGCAGAGGACAGGGCCAGACTAGAGCAGatgacagagaaggagagagaacaggagcTGTTCAACCGTATCGAGAAACGAGAAGTGCTAAAGAGACG GTTTGAAATCAAAAAGAAGCTAAagacagcaaagaaaaaagagaaagaggagaagaaaaagaagcagGAGGAAGAACAAGAAAAACGAAAACTATCTCAGGTTCAAGACACACAAGTG GTAATGTCACACAACAAAGAAAGACGATCCAAACGTGATGAAAAATTGGACAAAAAATCCCAGGCCATGGAAGAGCTAAAGGCCGagcgagagaaaaagaagaacaaaacaG CCGAACTGTTGGCCAAACGCGAGCCTCTAAAGACCAGTGAAGTGTACTCGgacgatgaagaggaggaggaggaagacgacGACAAATCCTCTGTGAAAAGCGACCGCAGCTCACgatcctcctccttttctgaTGATGA GAAAGAGGAGACTCCACCAAAGTCGCAGCCCGTTTCACTCCCGGATGAACTGAACAGGATCCGATTGTCGAGACACAAACTGGAACGCTGGTGCCACATGCCGTTCTTCTCTAAAACAGTCACAGGCTGCTTTGTGAGGATAGGCATCggcaacagcagcagtaaaCCAGTCTACAGG GTGGCGGAAATTGTGGATGTGGTAGAAACGGCAAAGGTGTACCAACTTGGTACAACGCGAACAAACAAGGGTCTACAGTTAAG ACATGGTGGTGACACTCGGGTGTTCAGACTTGAGTTTGTATCAAATCAGGAATTTACAGAGAATGAGTTCATGAAGTGGAAAGAGGCT atgATGGCTGCTGGGATGCAAGTACCAACACTCGATGAAATCACCAAAAAAGAGCAGTCCATCAAAGAAGCCCTGAATTACAAATTTAATGACAAAGACATCGAGGAT ATCGTGAAAGAGAAGGACAGATTTAGAAAAGCACCTCCAAATTATGCCATGAAGAAAACACAGTTACTGAAAGATAAG GCCATGGCAGAGGAGAGTGGCGATGGTGACAAAGTGAAAGTGATCCAGGATGAACTGAACGAGCTGGAGGAGAGAGCCGAGGCCCTCGACAGACAACGGACCAAGAACATTTCTGCTATCAG ctaTATCAATCAGCGAAACAGAAGCTGGAATATTGTTGAATCTGAAAAGGCTCTTGTG ctGGAGGGGCAAAACAGCAAAAACCAGCAGATGGATCCTTTCACGAGACGACAGTGTAAACCCACAATGGTGTCCAAT gcCAGAGATCCTTCAGTCCACGCTGCTATTCTCGCTCATCTTAATCAGAAATACGGCTCTGGGTCGACACCAGATGTGCCAAACACTGAGAAGAACAATCCG GGTGAGAAGGTAAACCCTAAAGACAAAGATGTCCCCAAACCCACCACAGACCTCTCAGAAGACCTGTTTAAAGTACACGATTTTGACGTTAAAATTGACCTACAAGTTCCTAATGCAG AGGCCAAGTCTTTGTCCGTGAGCTCAAATGCGTTACCGGTGAAAGACGGAGCCCCTCGTCGCTCCCTGAACCTGGAGGACTATAAGAAGAGGAGGGGTCTGATCTAA
- the cdan1 gene encoding codanin-1: MRSGFPRSAAQHFFRMAALLESVLLNKVDINVVLDWLKNSEEGDKLPVIYNDVAVHREEFIPFLLNFLREQSSQVLTHGPATPAKTPSRPRLPAQSQSFTERRGARSSGGGSRNASRVQLFSPAPSISPGGDTDAMGQSGSHCLSGISDFSSPSLTTGWSPASRHSGSDRRPPQRMSLGDFIGSPSEHQHSPNLQSQKARKRSGGMATGGHLRHGRGGGAGGGQSDDTGRWDSGGRRSGRGGAGGGSHARIHESPPTVGELNFSNLDDFPPVGSTPVSPASTKPTRRINPTPVSAERPHSKPKTCFTSTPFSKTSSPPIEAPERSMAAGSPLSLQEERELLKREKTKRAQLFSVPLPDPITPTKSGLKIGSVSKVTPELQTLSPELSKVTYSTELDLLAELYCTCISENLVPNIFLELFFVLQLLTSRSTHNHDEQDSLCAMNTDILERCYLKQVHNCVYFAVKVLESQFNLVVHLDKCTLRLLGENERIASFSPDLRDRLTQAQDKSTAKLSPSVSTFIHSVPFEPATDNRSNFGSDKAFHTFKKQRDIFYEILREWEDFHKEPGWSFEAALGNRVRGMMNQLNSAGNHSHFARLFLKQLVQMCKGPRGNCTPGDTPDADLLGMLGADSLGRLKRLEERLIQPQTVSGPCPPPSFPGHQEFFRDFLQTASCCQLNQHLQDSLCQQLLQLDEVSIQSPPVPSGVEEEEGEEGDMEQQDEKQRFRSVLLLARLLAKFLGFIAFLPYQISEKPSREIQETAIELRSKSVPALDVCALLNNSIRRRRTILTVPWLVEFLSMLDFVGPLLLCFRTVLGTLLLLYRRMLLGKSGEVCYLNKLLLVSVLGWLFQIPVIPEDIFFTNEFTEVAQLGSSSPSAVGLDCIPLVDHQLLYTCCPFLGEFRKLLAAFVSGSTAKSGGIIRKITPTSAEPRNTATTNRSQQKLLLDLEQAFFHNQPPSLRRTVEFVAERVGSNAVKHMKATLVRELVERGERMLKDGLQSPNSSASKLNDSICAQLCEAGLEALERATRFCSEKSPEAIRILLPEETSPAVFATSESITKRLATEKACSWLAANITALIRREWKSKYDRVVKALSPDSGDVDSAADELVTHGKFPTPKRKQPNERVVTCPPHCAHDVSLPSDVMVEIKEWLSIAVGPRTEAELPTALQLSSLLNKVGETLGCKKFSTAVSEQMLVNSTVVLACKLVSSELPVLPAPLDSGSGPGSGSEPPVRSLLERFGELWVRDVCSSTPLHLLFSPLTVSAVLQASDTQWNNYLFLVRNLVDRGILSEEDVLSHWKKLTDITLPTELIEKFQLQSQSVNPSLPLSELLSHMDMLQVSHQAVEGAT, from the exons ATGCGCAGTGGCTTCCCCCGTTCAGCCGCGCAGCACTTCTTTAGAATGGCGGCTCTTTTAGAATCAGTTCTGCTCAACAAAGTGGATATAAACGTGGTCTTGGACTGGCTCAAAAACAGCGAA GAAGGAGACAAGCTGCCTGTTATCTACAATGATGTTGCTGTCCACAGAGAAGAATTCATTCCTTTTCTATTGAACTTTCTGAGAGAGCAAAGCAGCCAAGTGCTCACTCATGGCCCAGCTACTCCAGCCAAAACCCCCAGCCGCCCTCGACTTCCTGCACAGTCTCAGAGCTTCACGGAACGAAGAGGTGCCAGGTCTTCAGGTGGAGGTTCCCGAAATGCCAGTCGGGTCCAGTTGTTTTCCCCTGCTCCCTCCATATCTCCAGGAGGTGATACAGATGCCATGGGACAGTCCGGGTCGCACTGTTTGAGTGGCATCAGTGACTTCAGTAGTCCCTCTCTCACTACGGGATGGAGTCCAGCTTCAAGGCACTCTGGTTCAGACCGCCGCCCCCCACAGAGAATGAGTTTGGGGGATTTTATTGGGTCGCCTTCTGAGCATCAGCACAGCCCTAATTTGCAGTCACAGAaagcgaggaagaggagtggtGGCATGGCAACAGGGGGACATCTTAGACATGGGcgtggaggtggagcaggtggaggacaaAGTGATGACACAGGGAGATGGGACAGTGGAGGGCGGAGGTCTGGTAGAGGgggggcaggaggaggcagcCACGCAAGAATACACGAGTCACCTCCAACTGTGGGAGAACTGAACTTCagtaatttggatgattttccTCCAGTCGGGTCAACACCAGTTTCACCTGC TTCAACAAAGCCAACTAGGAGAATAAACCCAACACCAGTGAGTGCTGAGAGGCCCCACTCCAAACCAAAGACGTGTTTCACCTCAACACCTTTTAGTAAAACCTCTAGTCCCCCAATAGAGGCTCCAGAGAGGTCTATGGCAGCAGGCAGTCCACTGAGCcttcaggaggagagagagctacTTAAGAGGGAGAA AACAAAGCGCGCCCAACtgttctctgtccctctgccgGATCCCATCACCCCAACCAAATCTGGACTGAAGATTGGGTCTgtgtccaaagttactcctgaACTACAGACACTGAGTCCTGAACTGTCCAAAGTCACATACAGCACAGAACTGGATCTCTTAGCTGAGCTCTACTGTACCTGCATCTCTG AAAACTTGGTACCAAACATTTTCCTGgagctgttttttgtgttgcagTTGTTGACATCACGTTCAACTCATAATCACGACGAACAGGACAGTTTGTGTGCAATGAATACAg ATATATTGGAAAGATGCTATCTAAAACAAGTTCACAACTGTGTGTATTTTGCTGTAAAAGTATTAGAAAGTCAATTCAA CTTGGTGGTGCACTTGGACAAATGCACGTTGCGTTTGCTAGGAGAAAATGAAAGGATTGCATCTTTCTCTCCGGACCTCAGGGACCGACTCACACAGGCCCAGGACAAAAGTACAGCCAAG CTTTCTCCTTCAGTTTCTACCTTCATCCACTCAGTCCCATTTGAACCTGCAACAGACAATCGCTCCAACTTTGGCAGTGACAAAGCTtttcatacatttaaaaaacagag AGATATTTTTTATGAAATCCTTCGAGAATGGGAAGACTTTCACAAAGAACCTGGCTGGAGTTTTGAAGCTGCTCTTGGGAATCGTGTCAG gggAATGATGAATCAGTTGAATTCTGCAGGCAACCACTCGCACTTTGCTCGCCTTTTCCTCAAGCAACTTGTTCAG ATGTGTAAAGGCCCACGTGGAAACTGTACCCCTGGCGACACCCCTGATGCAGACCTGCTGGGCATGCTGGGAGCAGACAGCCTAGGGAGACTGAAGCGGCTGGAGGAACGTCTCATCCAGCCCCAAACTGTGAGCGGGCCCTGTCCCCCTCCGTCGTTCCCGGGACATCAGGAATTCTTCAGGGACTTTCTGCAGACAGCCAGCTG CTGTCAGCTTAACCAGCACCTTCAGGACAGCCTGTGTCAGCAGCTGCTGCAGTTGGACGAAGTGTCTATACAGAGTCCTCCAGTGCCGAgtggagtggaggaggaagagggggaagagggtgACATGGAGCAACAG GATGAGAAGCAGCGGTTCAGATCGGTATTGCTCCTTGCTCGTCTTCTGGCGAAATTTCTTGGATTCATTGCCTTTTTGCCTTACCAAATATCTGAGAAGCCATCCAGGGAGATACAGGAGACAGCGATCGAACTCCGCAGCAAG AGTGTCCCAGCTCTGGATGTTTGTGCCTTGCTCAATAACAGCATAAGGAGGAGACGTACCATTCTGACTGTCCCATGGCTGGTGGAGTTTCTGTCCATGTTAGACTTCGTGGGCCCTCTACTCCTTTGCTTTAGGACAGTTCTGGGCACATTGCTTCTTTTATATAG gAGAATGCTGCTTGGAAAAAGTGGGGAAGTGTGTTACTTGAATAAGCTGCTGTTGGTGTCTGTGTTGGGGTGGCTTTTCCAG ATCCCAGTTATCCCCGAAGACATTTTCTTCACGAATGAGTTTACTGAGGTAGCCCAGTTGGGTAGCAGTTCCCCAAGTGCAGTAGGGCTT GACTGTATTCCATTGGTGGACCATCAGCTGCTGTATACATGTTGCCCATTCCTTG GTGAATTTCGTAAACTACTAGCTGCGTTTGTCTCTGGAAGCACAGCCAAAAGTGGAGGAATTATACGAAAAATCACTCCAACTTCAGCAGAGCCTCGAAACACTGCAACCACAAACAGGTCCCAGCAAAAACTATTG CTGGACCTTGAGCAAGCCTTCTTCCACAATCAGCCGCCGTCTCTGCGCCGCACTGTGGAGTTTGTAGCCGAGAGGGTTGGATCTAATGCAGTCAAGCATATGAA GGCGACTCTGGTGAGAGAGctggtggagagaggggagaggatgcTCAAAGATGGACTTCAGTCTCCGAACTCAAGTGCATCAAAACTGAACGACTCCATCTGCGCTCAGCTGTGTGAGGCGGGTCTGGAGGCTTTGGAGAGAGCCACCAG ATTTTGCTCTGAAAAAAGTCCTGAAGCCATAAGAATACTTTTGCCAGAGGAGACGTCTCCTGCT GTCTTTGCCACATCTGAAAGCATCACCAAACGACTCGCGACAGAGAAGGCCTGCAGCTGGCTGGCGGCCAATATCACAG CTCTCATAAGGCGAGAGTGGAAGAGTAAATATGATCGTGTGGTGAAAGCCCTCAGTCCCGACAGTGGAGATGTAGATTCTGCTGCAGATGAACTGGTCACTCATGGAAAATTCCCGACTCCCAAAAGAAAACAGCCGAACGAAAGGGTGGTCACTTGTCCCCCTCACTGCGCTCATGATGTGTCTCTGCCATCAGACGTTATGGTAGAAATTAAG GAGTGGTTGAGTATCGCTGTGGGTCCCAGGACTGAGGCGGAGCTGCCAACTGCTCTTCAGCTTTCGAGTCTTCTAAACAAAGTTGGAGAGACACTTGGATGCAAAAAG TTCTCCACAGCAGTGTCAGAGCAGATGTTGGTGAACTCGACCGTCGTCTTGGCCTGCAAACTGG TCTCCTCTGAGCTGCCGGTCCTCCCTGCCCCTCTGGACTCTGGCTCAGGTCCTGGTTCAGGGTCAGAGCCTCCTGTCAGGTCCCTGCTGGAGCGTTTTGGTGAACTGTGGGTGCGGGACGTGTgctcctccacccccctccacctgctcttctctcctctcactgtcaGTGCTGTGCTCCAGGCCTCTGACACACAG tgGAACAACTACTTATTTCTGGTCCGCAATCTTGTTGACCGAGGGATTTTGAGTGAAGAGGATGTGCTTTCTCATTGGAAGAAGCTGACAGACATTACCCTGCCGACT GAGCTGATAGAGAAATTTCAACTGCAATCGCAAAGTGTGAACCCATCCTTGCCACTGTCAGAGCTGCTGAGTCACATGGACATGCTGCAGGTCTCACATCAGGCAGTAGAGGGCGctacatga